ttattCTAATTCGTCCCATCAAACTAACTTTGATTGAAATAttctaatttttattatttcaacttATTgtatttgcattttcttctaGGGACATCTAAAAAATTATGTTATGCGTGAAGACGTAAAGGAATAAAGTAgatatccaaatccaaaatggCAGAAATTCATGGTTGTGATGTCTGTGACATTAATTTTCGAATTTTATGCTGTCAATGAAGGATTCACTGGCGTGAAAGTGTTTAAAGAATGCtgtaattattttgttttcccctcTATCCCCTGATTTGATGAACAACAACATTCTTTACCAGTTCCTCCCGTTTACCTCATCCATCTAAGCTTCTTAATAAAACCAACTGCAAATACACTTCGTTTTTTGTTCAGTTGACCAATTGGGGTGTCTTGAATGGGTTGCTTTCAACTTTCAAGACGCGTATTTTCTTGATTGTGCGTGGATTGAGGGGTATGTACCTTAATAGTTGTTGCCATGTTATATCTAGCTTGCTGGTCATTTTTCTACTTCTTGACTGAGCTATCCCACAAACAAATTGGAAAGGAAGTTGCATGCATTTGGGGTCTGAAAGTCAAGCATTTTTCATTCTGTAAATTCTCTTGTAAAGATAAGAttgtcttcttataagacaactTTCTCTTTTTCTGATAAATACTTCAATTTCAAGACAAAAAAGAAACCCCTTAACGTTTAGTATACAGTATTCTTCAGTGAATATGCTTGACAATTCTCTTTGTTGTCACATGTAGAGTTCAAATCCTGGGCATAGTAGTTGAGGGTAAGAAGGACGTGGGCAGGGGTGGGAGGGTTAAAAAAGGTACTATACTACcattaattatatatttttttttgtgatttggataattttatattttatattaaaAATGGGAAATAACACCATCACAGTCCATAACTTGATTTCAAGCTTCGGCCAGATTACTTGAGCAAAAGAAAGCAATTTCCATACTCGTTCCAAATTTGCGAGCAACCCCTTCAAGCCTCGGCCTCATCATCAAACTCCGATGTCCACAGGCAACCGTACCCATATCCTCCATTTTTAACTTTCATAAAATCGtaatttataaaagaaaattttaaaatcttaCAAACTAAGATCCACTTGAATTTGTTATCCAAATTCCAATCCAATCAACAATCAAGCCTTCAAGCAGAAGGGTAGGGGAAGCGGAAGGAACAAGAGAGGCAGAACCATGCTATCTCCCCACACCATCACTCAACTTTGATTGCCCTTCTTTCCCAATCTGTATCCTACCTATTCGTCTTCCAAATTATCGGTGGGTTTCATGGCAGGGAGATGTAATTGCAagactttttaaaaaaaatttcttgttatATCTCCTTATCCATCACCAAAATTTGGGAATCTATGGTAATAGGAGTCTTAAACACAGTGAAGATTGAAGGAGGAGGGGCAGAAGTAAAAGAACAAGGTGAAGAAAACCGAAACTAAGGAAAAAAAGGAGGGCatatgagaagagagaaaacacCAAAAAGatggggaaaaaaattaaaattggggAAGCCGTTTGTAgtaataatagaaaaaatttcaccttttaaTTCTCCACTTACCCCATGATGACTCCAACCTATGAAGCATCTCACCAATTCACATTCAAACCAGTAACCTTTCGGCTACACATAAAGCATCTCAGCAATTAAGCCGTGCTTTGTTGTCTAATATAATAATAGAAACTTGCCATAATAAGCAACTATGAGTTTGTAAATCACAGTGTTTGTGACATCGATATTACTGACTAACTATGGAAGGGTTTAACTTGCGAGAGAACCTAAAGAATGCCATTTATAGTCATACAAGAAGCTTTCCAACTTTAGGTACAAAACTACTAAAAACGattaaagaataagacacagaagcaatcaagaagaaatacaaGATCAAACATAAAAACTACTTAAAAAAACGCGAAACTGCTACAAACTTTTTGAAAATGATTAATGTAGATCCGGTCTGGGATCCGGCTCGAAGGACCTTAGGATCTATCACCGGATTGGGGTGTGCTTCAACTTTAGATGCTAGTTGATGCAACGAACTGGCGCAGGTTACTTAGCCAGCCAGCGCAAATTTGTCCTCCAGTGCCTCTGCATGTCGTTTTCATCGGCATTTTCTCGAACATTTGCTTGTTGCTAGTGGCGTTAACCTCGTTCGAACAATGTGATTTACAATATAAGACAAATAAAACTTGAactaataaaaatagataaaaacACTAAAGAAAACAATGATGACTACATTAATTAAGAATCTCAAAATGGCTTCTTGGGCAACTTTATTAAGGTATGGGTTTAGGTCGGGAACTTGCGACTcaatggtttaatcatgatgtCATAACTTTTGTTTCTTCAACTATGACACATCTTTACAGCGTGCTTTTGTTGTAAAGAAAAATGtattatatacacacacacaaacatataatatacatacaCATACACACGCATAtagtaaaaaatttcaaatcctAACcagaataaaaaatgaaatgcagTCATCAAATGCTTCAATCATATGATATTATAAAAGGATCTATCTAACGAGTGTTTAATAGACATTTGTTACTAGGCACTTGTTAAAATGTAGTTCAAGTGTTAGATTTTTAGAatagtaaaattaattagaaaatgtgtataaatacaagagaagataataattattagtgtgtgcattcaaatgaaagtttagGTGCGATTTAGGTATGTGAAAGGCACCCATTAGATAAAACCTATTATAAACATAATAGTTCGCTATTCAATTTCTATTTTGGGAAGTTGTTGATTCGGACAGTCTCACATTTTGCCAAGAAACACCCTCCCATGTTGTCGCATGGACAAATTTAATATTTGTATTTCTTGTTggatttatttttctcttcttttagtAACACATAATTTCGAgctttttaatttaattagttctAGAAAAATATTCCCAAGGCAAcacaatcatatatatatatatatagttattATTTTGGAAGATTGTTGAGTTGGATACTCTAATATTTTGTCAAGTGGATGCTCTATGTTTTAGCCATGTGactaaataaatttaatttttatttgagtatcttttaagtattttatttttggtaacaatcaatttcatctttattttttcacccacttattttttttctttttaacttcCTTAGCCACAACAACTCTCAAATAATCATTTACTTCATTACCTTATATATGTTTGTATTAATTACACCTTTTTCTAAAACTTTTTGTCAATCACATCgtggtttttctattttttaaattctctcctcaatcattttttttatctttattaCTTGGTTTTGTAATACATTACaattaccaaaatttcaataatttttGCGCTTTCTAATTAAATATCAATTCCTAGTTTGATGGGTTGTTGAGTTGGTTTATCCAACCTTTTGCCAAGTGGACACTTTACTTTTTCTACACTTGGCCaagtataattttttatttgagtagatttttaagttttttattttaggtAAAAATGGATGTCATCTTTATTTGCTCTCCTGCttattcttttattctttttgacACCCTTGACTATATATAGCAACTTTTAAagcatttaaatattttgatttttggtatatgtatacacacacacgtatatatgtacacacacacatagGTATATATGCACACATGCATACACATAATATATGCATgctaatacatatatatacatatacatatacatacatacatacatacacatgtgtgtgtgtgatcgataaggttttttttttttttttttgctttcgaAAAATTTCCATTTAAGTAGGAGCCACCAGCTCAAAAATCTTGATATTTGCAATTATAGGCCACAAGGAAATATTTTTGTGCAATAATGTTAATCCACGATGATCTTCATCAGGAGGCATAGCATAATGGTACCAATTCAACTATTTAAAACATGTGACCTTCTATTTTATCTTTTAGGGAATAAGATTAGATATTGACCTATGTCTTCTTTTGTTAAAGTGTATGCAATTTAGCAACAGAAGGAAATTTGACCTGACtacttcttcttttgttttttggaaTTTTGTCATCCCTTATGGATGCATAATAAATAAACCCTTAAACTATTATGGAATTTGACTATACTTTGTTATCTCAAGCAATCTTATCTTGAATTTGGCAACATCTGAAACTTTCTCATTTTTCATAGGTAAGGCATCATCCAGTTTTGAAAATTCATGGGTACTTTTAACTTTACGAGTGAGTACGGATTGAGCTCTCTAAGTCAAGAAAGGCCCTAAATGGATGCCAAAAGGCAAAGTAGACAACTATTCCTCTGAACAAGGAAAAGCTAAATTGTCATCATGAAAGCCATTAAAGCACTTTATTCGAGGAATAGGCTGAGGGCTATCTAGGCTGTGGTCCGAGGCCTATCCGCTATCTAGAGTTTCTCATATGGCCAGAGGGAGATCTGACCATAGCCCTCTTTTGATTCAATGTGCAAGTAATAGGGTGGGTTCGTCTTGTTTTCGGTTTCTTAATATTTGGCGGCGTTACCCCCAGTTCCGGGAGATAGTGTTGGAAGCGTGGAGTAAAGAGGTCTATGGCATGGGGATGGTTAGATTTTACAACAAGCTCAAATCGGTGTGGGACAAATTGAAGCAATGGAACCGTGAGGTGTTTGGCAATGTTTCTTCTAAGGTGGTAGAGGCTGAGCAGGAGTTAAAACAAAGGGAGTCGGAGTATGATTTGATTAGGGATGAAGAGTCTACAATTCATCTTCATGAGGCCAGAGCGATATATAATTGGGCACTTTCTATAGAGTGTGAGTTTTGGCATCAGAAGGCGGGTATTAAATGGTTACAGGTGGGAGATGCTAATACTGCATTTTTCCACTCTTGGGTCCGCCAACGTCGGAACTCGAATTTCATTTCCCGTATTAGGAAAGATGATGGGGGATGGCATGAAGACCCACAAGCCATTAAGAACTCAATGATATCCTTTTTTTCGGGGTTGTTCTTATCCAACCGTCAGGTGCAGGCCCCTACTGAGCTTCCTTTTGAAGTTCCTAGAGTCACTCAGGTTGATAACAAGCTGATGAAATGGTTTCCTATGATGGAGAAAATCCACGAGGTAGTGTTTGGAATGGAGATATAGAGTGCACCAGGTTCGGATGGGTTTGGAGCAGGATTTTTCCAAAGTTGCTGGGACATTATTAAAGGTGATTTAATTATGGCTATTCAGGATTTCTTCCAAGGTATGGAGCAACCCAAGAGCTGGTCACACTCTTTGTTCGTGCTCATCACAAAAGTGGAGGGTGCATCCCACTGGAGGGAGTTTCAGCCCATTAGCCTTTGTAATGTAAGTTCTACGATAGTGTCTAAAATTTTGGCGATTTAGGATCAATTGGCTCCTTCTGAAGCTCATTTCACCATGGCAAATAGGGTTTGTTCCAGGTCGTAGGATAGTGGACAATATTCTTTTGGCGCAGGAGTTGGTTTTAGACTTGGATAGGAGGTTGGTTGATCCAAACTTGATCTTGAAACTGGACATGGAGAAGGCATACGATCGGGTCGACTGGTCGTTACTGTGacgtccccacttctcccaagggcgaacccaagggtatctgcggaacgtctgcccaactctcgccaggagtCGATACAATTCTAGTTCAAACTTAAAAGTAAACAACCAATAATAAAAGTCGAACTGAAAAGGAGTCgcttccatacataaatattcaatctttCATCACAATTAGTCAAAATACATCAActtccccaaaatatacaactttcaaaagaTGTCTAGTCCAATACAATTAATACCCTAATCAAAAGATCATCGAGTCAGGttctccataattccttccattccaacccctgctaaggaaaccaaagctaatgggatgagctaacgctcagtgaggccaagaaaatcatgcaagcacgtaattcaagtagcaataaaCTCGTACGAGAaataaagctataacattcaagtaattccCAAAATAATACAAAACACACTTGATAAGAATGcgggagctctcaagagctaagttccacttgctttgccgagTCTCGATCATATACCTCTttgtgatgacactccgtcatctGGATAGGTATTTTTTGTCCGTAGAACACCGCTTTACTTCATGAATCCCATTCACCATTACACCCCCTGttccgggcccgctcatcatttaaaaggcgatactactcgagtataccaagtgagatctctcaaatagatcaagctttatgaatatctcatggttcgcCAAGCTTCCCAACCAAGTCCATgtcggctcgagtcgcaaggttagcctatgagtttgggcgtcccccgaataagaatacgaatataagttgATGAGCAGCGCTCCATTCGATGATTCCAAATACGAATCACGAATATGAATTATAACCATACGAATAT
This region of Coffea arabica cultivar ET-39 chromosome 3c, Coffea Arabica ET-39 HiFi, whole genome shotgun sequence genomic DNA includes:
- the LOC140037926 gene encoding uncharacterized protein gives rise to the protein MGMVRFYNKLKSVWDKLKQWNREVFGNVSSKVVEAEQELKQRESEYDLIRDEESTIHLHEARAIYNWALSIECEFWHQKAGIKWLQVGDANTAFFHSWVRQRRNSNFISRIRKDDGGWHEDPQAIKNSMISFFSGLFLSNRQVQAPTELPFEVPRVTQVDNKLMKWFPMMEKIHEDFFQGMEQPKSWSHSLFVLITKVEGASHWREFQPISLCNELVLDLDRRLVDPNLILKLDMEKAYDRVDWSLL